In the genome of Bdellovibrio bacteriovorus, one region contains:
- a CDS encoding 2Fe-2S iron-sulfur cluster-binding protein: MKIKFLPQNIEVEGSPDKSLLQIATENHLEIRSICKGVPSCAECRIRIQEGEANILPPNKAELSLIGTSHFIDGRRLSCQVRCFGDVTVDMTEQVEKTENQTKKIRGFRTNKQIESKAVNDTMLLSDKPDEKEKK; the protein is encoded by the coding sequence ATGAAAATTAAGTTTCTACCGCAAAATATTGAAGTCGAGGGCTCTCCAGATAAGAGTCTCTTGCAAATTGCGACGGAAAATCACCTGGAGATTCGCTCTATTTGTAAGGGTGTTCCGTCGTGTGCGGAATGCCGTATTCGTATTCAGGAAGGCGAGGCGAATATTCTGCCTCCCAATAAAGCAGAACTCAGCCTTATCGGTACAAGTCACTTTATTGATGGACGTCGTTTGAGCTGCCAAGTGCGCTGCTTTGGTGATGTGACCGTGGATATGACCGAACAAGTTGAGAAGACCGAGAATCAAACGAAGAAAATTCGTGGTTTCCGTACTAATAAGCAGATTGAATCCAAAGCCGTGAACGACACGATGCTTTTAAGTGATAAGCCCGACGAAAAAGAGAAGAAGTAA
- a CDS encoding alpha/beta fold hydrolase, protein MSHKITFRERGQGPILILLHGYGGSVHHWEAVAENLSSQYRVVVPNLTHVYLSTDKLFFTVQVEVLAKFIKEHFPDEKVAVAGLSYGGALAWGLATQHPHLVQKTVLINPMVTDPVKHFLPKELRFFFSVPLNLKSIYVMLSTPMGRLFLKRAAQIFRDERSEGVTAIENLKGRKLQFVAHMIHHFSWILRSEDWNFWHQRLYTYRGECRLIFDTEDLLFDQGAYRKFAHHIGCEDVIALTGAGHLAIKTRPETIAQLIKEFLNDKVAA, encoded by the coding sequence ATGTCTCATAAAATTACTTTCCGAGAACGCGGGCAAGGGCCCATTTTAATTCTTCTTCATGGTTATGGAGGAAGCGTTCACCATTGGGAAGCTGTTGCCGAAAATCTTTCATCGCAATATCGAGTGGTGGTTCCCAATCTTACGCACGTCTATTTAAGCACAGATAAGTTGTTCTTCACCGTGCAAGTTGAAGTGCTAGCGAAATTTATCAAAGAACATTTTCCTGATGAAAAAGTGGCTGTCGCGGGTCTGAGTTATGGCGGTGCCTTGGCGTGGGGGTTGGCAACACAGCATCCACATCTTGTGCAAAAAACAGTTCTGATCAATCCGATGGTCACAGACCCCGTGAAACATTTTTTGCCGAAGGAATTGCGTTTCTTTTTCTCGGTGCCTTTGAATTTAAAAAGTATTTACGTGATGCTTTCGACGCCGATGGGCCGGCTGTTCTTAAAAAGAGCCGCGCAGATTTTTCGTGACGAACGATCTGAAGGCGTCACCGCGATCGAAAATCTAAAGGGACGAAAGCTGCAGTTTGTGGCGCACATGATTCATCATTTTTCTTGGATTCTTCGCTCTGAAGATTGGAACTTTTGGCATCAACGTCTTTACACTTATCGTGGCGAGTGCCGATTGATTTTTGATACCGAAGATCTTTTGTTTGATCAAGGAGCTTACCGCAAGTTTGCTCATCACATCGGTTGTGAAGATGTCATCGCTTTGACAGGAGCAGGACACTTGGCGATTAAGACACGTCCTGAAACTATCGCTCAATTAATCAAAGAATTTTTAAATGACAAAGTGGCCGCTTAA